In Deltaproteobacteria bacterium, the genomic stretch TTTCGGAACGGCGTCGAGGGTCGAGCTGAGCTGCCCCACCCGGTCCCGGTTCCCGCATGAGATGGCCGGCCTGTCCGGTGGACGGAGCGCCGGCCAGGGCCATCTTCAGGTCAGCGTCGGCCACCCAGAACGATCTCAATGCCTCGATAGTGGCATTCACACTGGCAACCTGTTCCCGGGCGTCGGCCAGGAGTTCAAAGGCGCTGATCAGCATGCCGTTGTAGCGCAGCAGGTTCTCTTCAGAAATTTTCTTGCGGAGCGGCACGATCTCGTCTTGGTAGTGTTTCGCCAGATCGTAAGCGGTAAGGTAAGCGGAATAGGCGACGCGTACTTCGGATCGCGCGCCGATCGCGGTCTCGGCGAGACGGTTAACGGCCTGCATGTACATCGATTCCGCCATGGCGACACGTGCGCCTCCCCAATCGAAAAGCGGGACCTCGAGGATGATGGCGTATCCCCTTTTTTCCGGACCAGGCGTCTCGGTCGTTCGAAAGTCGCCAAGCTCGAAAACATTGATAAAGCGGGTCGCCCTGGTCAGCCCCAGAGACTCGGCCAGCGCTTCGGTTTCATGCCTGGCGGACCGGATATCGAGGCGCCGGGAAATGGCAAGCACCTCCAGGTCCTTCAGCTCCGGTTTTTCGGCGGGAATTTCCGGCAGATGTTCCGGGAGCTTGAATGCTATGTCGCCTCCCCACAGCCCCAACAGCCGGGTGAGCCTCTCACGCTGGGAGACGGCCGCCTGCCTCGCTCGGGCGAGCCTGGCGGTCGCCTCGGCGTAAAACACCTGCTCGCGCGCCTGATCAAGCCTGCTCCAGTTGCCTGCGGCTGCCATGCGGCGGGCCAGCTCCGCACCGGCCTCCGCAGCGGTTTTGACCTGTTCCAGGTAAGCAGCGGTCTGCTCAGCCGCCAATGTTTCGTAATAGGCGCGCTGAGTCTCGGCCCCGATGCCCAGCACCTCATTCGCGACGTACAGCTTGGCCTGTTCGAATCGCCGGCCTTCGATCTTGAGCACAGTCGGCATAGTCAGGAGTTGGAGGAAATCGAAGGTGACTAGGCTTTCGATCTTGCGCTCGCCGCCGCCCGTTGCCCGGCTGTAAGAGAAACCCGGATTGCGAAGCCTTCCGGCCTGCACCAGGTTTGCCTCGGAAATGCCGAGATCGGAGTAGACCGCCTGCAACCCCCTGTTGTTGAGGAGCGCAACCTGCACGGCGTCGTCTACGGAGAGCGGGCCGGCCAGCAGTTCTTTCACCCTTTCCTGAACGCGGCCCGCGTCCGCAGCGGACCGTATCCAGGTGACCTCTTTATTCAGCCGTTCCTTGGCAATCGACTCGACGGCATCAAAACCGCCGTCAGGCGAGAAGGTTGCGCAGCCGCCAAGCAGCAAGGCGCCGAGGACGGTTGCGAGCGCGGTGGCCGCGGAGGGCCGAAGAAAGAGGGGGAGAATCACTTCTTGTCTCCTTTACCCGTATCGTGCCACTCATGGCCGGCGGATTTCCGGAAGCCCGAGATAACATAATCGGAGGCCGATTTTTCCAGGGTGAAGTCCACCCTGTCGCCCTCTTTGTACGGGTCGACGCTGGCCGGGTCCTTCAGCCGGAAGAGCATGGTCATTGCGGGCCAGCCGAGCGACGCGATCGGTTCATGGGCTATCACGACTTTGGCATCGGCTCGGTCGATCCTTCGGATGACACCGGTGGCGGCAATCGCGCCGTCAGGCTGCGCCGTAGGCCCGGCAGGAGAGGATGCGGCCTCTGTCCCGGCTGTCGCC encodes the following:
- a CDS encoding TolC family protein, which translates into the protein MLPLFLRPSAATALATVLGALLLGGCATFSPDGGFDAVESIAKERLNKEVTWIRSAADAGRVQERVKELLAGPLSVDDAVQVALLNNRGLQAVYSDLGISEANLVQAGRLRNPGFSYSRATGGGERKIESLVTFDFLQLLTMPTVLKIEGRRFEQAKLYVANEVLGIGAETQRAYYETLAAEQTAAYLEQVKTAAEAGAELARRMAAAGNWSRLDQAREQVFYAEATARLARARQAAVSQRERLTRLLGLWGGDIAFKLPEHLPEIPAEKPELKDLEVLAISRRLDIRSARHETEALAESLGLTRATRFINVFELGDFRTTETPGPEKRGYAIILEVPLFDWGGARVAMAESMYMQAVNRLAETAIGARSEVRVAYSAYLTAYDLAKHYQDEIVPLRKKISEENLLRYNGMLISAFELLADAREQVASVNATIEALRSFWVADADLKMALAGAPSTGQAGHLMREPGPGGAAQLDPRRRSEKGGQR
- a CDS encoding copper-binding protein; this encodes MKKLFASCQYVLLGIVLGAGSLAALEGPDPADPGAPAPEIKYWSAFSDYRPYQEQEPLSWKQINEDVAGIPGAAGHAGHESHGGAATAGTEAASSPAGPTAQPDGAIAATGVIRRIDRADAKVVIAHEPIASLGWPAMTMLFRLKDPASVDPYKEGDRVDFTLEKSASDYVISGFRKSAGHEWHDTGKGDKK